The Aquidulcibacter paucihalophilus genome has a window encoding:
- a CDS encoding flagellar biosynthetic protein FliO has protein sequence MNFFLDLARGIFALAFTLGIIGLAAWASRRYLPQLLARLSAERGERRMTVVETLVLDPARRLVLVRIDDEERLLILGEGRELIEPRGPEAGK, from the coding sequence ATGAATTTTTTCCTCGACCTCGCCAGGGGGATATTCGCCCTCGCCTTTACCCTCGGCATCATCGGCCTCGCCGCCTGGGCGTCACGGCGATACCTGCCGCAGCTGCTGGCCCGGCTCAGCGCCGAGCGGGGCGAGCGGCGCATGACCGTGGTCGAGACCCTGGTGCTGGATCCCGCGCGCCGGCTGGTGCTGGTCCGCATCGATGACGAGGAGCGGCTGCTGATTCTCGGCGAGGGCCGCGAACTGATCGAGCCGCGCGGACCGGAGGCCGGGAAGTGA